From a region of the Eulemur rufifrons isolate Redbay chromosome 7, OSU_ERuf_1, whole genome shotgun sequence genome:
- the FEZF2 gene encoding fez family zinc finger protein 2 — translation MASSASLETMVPPACPRAGASPATSKTLAFSIERIMAKTSEPRAPFEPRPGALEADGSQSKKLLNLCSPLPCMIPLQPLGYEVPSKTLLSYSELWKSSLRAGGGGGGGGGGGGGAPVCSASGLCKTNCGVCCKAELGLAPSALPTGRVIKPQVINQAVGLPASGSLYYFNYLDSTAYPPSELLGGHLFPSGLLNAQAPAALAAHPKLFLLENAKLAGLAADKFPHPAPYPHKERLPAPLEQVLKENSALTAERGGVKGHSKLPGGSADGKPKNFTCEVCGKVFNAHYNLTRHMPVHTGARPFVCKVCGKGFRQASTLCRHKIIHTQEKPHKCNQCGKAFNRSSTLNTHIRIHAGYKPFVCEFCGKGFHQKGNYKNHKLTHSGEKQYKCTICNKAFHQVYNLTFHMHTHNDKKPFTCATCGKGFCRNFDLKKHVRKLHDSVGPAAPSAKDLTRTVQS, via the exons ATGGCAAGCTCAGCTTCCCTGGAGACCATGGTGCCCCCGGCCTGCCCGCGCGCTGGAGCGTCGCCGGCCACTTCCAAGACGCTGGCCTTCTCCATCGAGCGCATCATGGCCAAGACGTCGGAGCCCCGTGCGCCCTTTGAGCCCCGGCCTGGAGCGCTAGAGGCGGACGGCAGCCAGAGCAAGAAACTGCTCAACCTCTGCTCGCCGCTGCCCTGTATGATCCCTCTCCAGCCCCTAGGCTACGAGGTGCCGTCAAAGACACTGCTCAGTTACTCGGAGCTCTGGAAAAGCAGCCTCCGGGCGGGCGgcggtggaggaggaggaggaggcggcggcggggggGCCCCGGTGTGCAGCGCCAGCGGCTTGTGTAAAACCAACTGTGGCGTGTGCTGCAAGGCCGAGCTGGGCCTGGCGCCGTCTGCGCTGCCCACGGGCAGGGTCATCAAGCCGCAGGTCATCAACCAGGCTGTGGGGCTGCCGGCCAGCGGCTCGCTCTACTACTTCAACTACCTGGACTCGACCGCGTACCCGCCGTCTGAGCTCCTCGGCGGCCACCTCTTCCCGTCCGGCCTCCTCAATGCGCAGGCCCCCGCCGCCCTGGCTGCGCACCCGAAGCTCTTTCTGCTGGAGAACGCCAAGCTGGCCGGCCTGGCTGCGGACAAGTTCCCCCATCCGGCTCCCTATCCCCATAAGGAGCGCTTGCCTGCGCCACTGGAGCAGGTGCTAAAGGAGAACTCGGCCCTGACCGCCGAGCGCGGCGGCGTCAAGGGCCACAGCAAGCTGCCAGGGGGCTCCGCTGATGGCAAGCCCAAAAACTTCACCTGCGAGGTGTGCGGCAAG GTGTTTAATGCTCATTATAACCTCACCCGCCACATGCCGGTCCACACCGGAGCCAGACCGTTCGTGTGCAAAGTCTGTGGCAAGGGCTTTCGCCAGGCCAGCACACTCTGCAGACACAAAATTATCCACACCCAG GAAAAGCCGCACAAATGCAACCAGTGCGGCAAAGCCTTCAACCGCAGCTCCACGCTCAACACGCATATCCGCATCCACGCAGGCTACAAGCCCTTCGTCTGCGAATTTTGCGGCAAAGGCTTTCACCAAAAAG GAAACTACAAGAACCACAAGCTGACCCACAGCGGCGAGAAGCAGTATAAATGCACCATCTGCAACAAGGCCTTTCACCAAGTCTACAACCTGACCTTCCACATGCACACCCACAACGACAAGAAGCCTTTCACGTGCGCCACTTGCGGCAAAGGGTTTTGCAGAAACTTTGACTTAAAGAAACATGTGCGCAAACTCCACGACAGCGTGGGCCCCGCTGCCCCCTCCGCAAAGGACCTGACTAGGACAGTGCAGAGCTGA